The following proteins are encoded in a genomic region of Haloarcula marina:
- a CDS encoding DUF63 family protein, translating to MVLPSGFALPPLPYTAALVGGTFVVAALLVALEPPIDQRTVVALAPWMAIGGSLHALNQPPIELYTAAIRPLFGTPAVYFTTFVTLGTVWVLLSLFGVRRGHDENVSRNLGLVGTGVLTVLLFLAAISALRSGLLSLVWPTVSVVVALVLSAVTLLVVALWRTPLIVRSRYAAPVVVFAHALDGVSTAVGTDVIGVGERSPVPRAIMDFAGTLPIASTIGEGWLFIAVKLFVAVLVVALMHQYLEEEPVEGSLLLSFIAAVGLGPATNNIVLFLFTPV from the coding sequence ATGGTACTGCCCTCGGGGTTCGCGCTACCGCCGTTGCCGTACACGGCCGCGCTCGTCGGTGGGACGTTCGTGGTCGCCGCCCTCCTCGTCGCCCTCGAACCGCCAATCGACCAGCGAACGGTGGTGGCGCTCGCGCCGTGGATGGCTATCGGCGGGTCGCTCCACGCGCTGAATCAGCCGCCAATCGAGTTGTACACCGCGGCGATACGCCCGCTGTTCGGGACCCCGGCAGTGTACTTCACGACGTTCGTGACCCTCGGCACCGTGTGGGTCCTCCTCTCGCTGTTCGGCGTCCGCCGCGGCCACGACGAGAACGTCTCGCGCAACCTCGGCCTCGTCGGAACGGGCGTTCTGACGGTGTTACTCTTCCTCGCCGCCATCTCCGCGCTTCGGTCGGGACTGCTCTCGCTGGTGTGGCCGACGGTGTCCGTCGTCGTCGCGCTAGTGCTCTCGGCCGTGACGCTACTGGTCGTGGCGCTGTGGCGCACCCCGCTCATCGTCCGCAGTCGCTACGCGGCGCCCGTCGTCGTCTTCGCACACGCACTGGACGGCGTGTCGACGGCCGTCGGCACCGACGTTATCGGCGTTGGCGAACGTTCGCCGGTCCCGCGGGCCATCATGGACTTCGCCGGAACGCTCCCGATAGCGTCGACCATCGGTGAGGGGTGGCTGTTCATCGCCGTGAAACTGTTCGTCGCCGTCCTCGTCGTCGCCCTCATGCACCAGTATCTCGAAGAGGAACCGGTCGAGGGGAGCCTCCTGCTGTCGTTTATCGCCGCCGTAGGCCTCGGCCCGGCGACGAACAACATCGTCCTCTTCCTCTTTACCCCGGTGTAG
- the deoC gene encoding deoxyribose-phosphate aldolase codes for MDDVPDRIEHTVLGPTTTPDDVRACLDDAIQYGMRACIPPCYLPLATDYANVPLTTVIDFPHGQGATDTACHAARQAWDDGAEELDIVCNVGRLKAGEDDAVKERLTEAVAAVPIPVKVIVEAPLLTDEELDRVGRLVAEADAAYLKTATGFSEGGATVHDVEILSKYLPVKASGGVGSWAEAKAMFEAGAERIGASSGDVIVQQWREQRGE; via the coding sequence ATGGACGACGTACCCGACCGGATAGAACACACCGTTCTCGGGCCGACGACGACGCCGGACGACGTGCGCGCGTGCCTCGACGACGCCATCCAGTACGGGATGCGGGCCTGCATCCCGCCGTGTTACCTCCCGCTGGCGACCGACTACGCGAACGTCCCGCTCACGACGGTTATCGACTTCCCGCACGGACAGGGCGCGACGGACACCGCCTGTCACGCGGCGCGGCAGGCGTGGGACGACGGGGCCGAGGAACTGGACATCGTCTGTAACGTCGGCCGCCTGAAGGCGGGCGAGGACGACGCCGTCAAGGAACGACTCACCGAAGCCGTGGCGGCGGTGCCGATTCCCGTGAAAGTCATCGTCGAAGCGCCGCTACTGACCGACGAGGAACTCGACCGCGTGGGGCGATTAGTCGCCGAAGCCGACGCGGCCTACCTCAAGACGGCGACGGGATTCAGCGAGGGCGGCGCGACAGTTCACGACGTGGAGATTCTCAGCAAGTACCTTCCGGTGAAAGCCAGCGGCGGCGTCGGGTCGTGGGCCGAAGCGAAAGCGATGTTCGAGGCGGGGGCCGAGCGCATCGGCGCGTCCAGCGGGGACGTTATCGTCCAACAGTGGCGCGAACAGCGGGGGGAGTAG
- a CDS encoding HIT family protein, producing the protein MDKVFAPWRIEWVEREESNPEVDCVFCAFREEADDRANNVVARGDHAFVLLNNYPYNPGHVMVIPHVHTGEYRELDDETLLDVARLKQRAFDALETGLGPDGFNVGLNLGGAAAGGSIDDHLHTHVVPRWEGDTNFMPVVSDTKVIVEAVEDTYDRLHAAFAEQDGATVDDESTAVRVTESRKGL; encoded by the coding sequence ATGGACAAAGTGTTCGCGCCGTGGCGCATCGAGTGGGTCGAACGCGAGGAGTCGAACCCCGAGGTGGACTGCGTGTTCTGTGCGTTCCGCGAGGAGGCCGACGACCGGGCGAACAACGTCGTCGCACGCGGCGACCACGCGTTCGTGCTGCTGAACAACTACCCGTACAACCCGGGACACGTGATGGTCATCCCGCACGTACACACGGGCGAGTACCGCGAGTTGGACGACGAGACCCTCCTGGACGTGGCCCGCCTGAAACAGCGCGCGTTCGACGCGCTCGAAACCGGCCTCGGTCCCGACGGCTTCAACGTCGGCTTGAACCTCGGCGGGGCGGCCGCCGGGGGGTCCATCGACGACCACCTCCACACCCACGTCGTCCCGCGATGGGAGGGCGACACGAACTTCATGCCCGTGGTAAGCGACACCAAAGTCATCGTCGAAGCCGTCGAGGACACCTACGACCGCTTGCACGCGGCGTTCGCCGAACAGGACGGGGCTACCGTCGACGACGAGTCGACGGCCGTTCGGGTCACGGAGTCCCGAAAGGGGCTTTGA
- the map gene encoding type II methionyl aminopeptidase, giving the protein MSDVDFESEQYEKCREAGEILAQVRDEAAERVEVGASHLEVAEWAEGKIRELGGEPAFPVNISIDEEAAHATPERDDDSTFGEEMVNLDIGVHVDGWLADTAVTVDLSGHDELAAASEEALDAALDVAGPGVDVGEIGAAVEEVIEGYGFNPVVNLTGHGLGHWEQHTAPNIPNREVSQGAELSPGQVVAIEPFATDGRGKVKEGADEEIFALERQGSIRDRNARQVLEQIVDEYKTLPFAARWLDSPRAKMALRRLKQQNMVHGYPVLKEEDGKYVSQKEHTVIVTEDGVEVTTRSR; this is encoded by the coding sequence ATGAGCGACGTGGACTTCGAGTCCGAGCAGTACGAGAAGTGCCGCGAGGCCGGTGAAATCCTCGCACAGGTACGCGACGAGGCCGCAGAGCGAGTCGAAGTGGGGGCGTCCCACCTCGAAGTCGCCGAGTGGGCCGAGGGGAAGATTCGGGAACTGGGCGGCGAACCCGCCTTCCCGGTCAACATCTCCATCGACGAGGAGGCCGCCCACGCGACGCCCGAACGGGACGACGACAGCACCTTCGGCGAGGAGATGGTCAACCTCGACATCGGCGTCCACGTCGACGGGTGGCTTGCCGACACCGCCGTCACCGTCGACCTCTCGGGCCACGACGAACTCGCGGCGGCCTCCGAGGAAGCGCTCGACGCCGCCCTCGACGTCGCCGGGCCGGGCGTCGACGTGGGCGAAATCGGCGCGGCCGTCGAGGAGGTCATCGAGGGCTACGGCTTCAACCCCGTCGTCAACCTCACGGGCCACGGACTGGGCCACTGGGAGCAACACACCGCGCCGAACATCCCGAACCGCGAAGTCTCGCAGGGCGCAGAACTCTCGCCGGGACAGGTCGTCGCCATCGAACCGTTCGCCACCGACGGCCGCGGGAAGGTCAAGGAGGGGGCCGACGAGGAGATTTTCGCGCTCGAACGACAGGGTTCGATTCGCGACCGGAACGCCCGGCAGGTCCTCGAACAAATCGTCGACGAGTACAAGACGCTCCCGTTCGCCGCCCGGTGGCTGGACTCGCCGCGGGCGAAGATGGCGCTGCGCCGCCTCAAACAGCAGAACATGGTCCACGGCTACCCGGTCCTCAAAGAGGAAGACGGGAAGTACGTGAGTCAGAAGGAACACACCGTCATCGTCACCGAAGACGGCGTCGAAGTGACGACGCGGTCACGGTAG
- a CDS encoding cation diffusion facilitator family transporter, with protein MSRRATLRRVGLLVLGVNLLLAVLKGAVWVTTGSLAVQSEAVNSAADTAYSLVIVAGLYLTTQPPDFEHPHGHERIEPFVSLFVAAGIFAAGGVVLWQAGQSLLSGNVAVARGPMAVGVLAFSAAAKYGLYRYCLGTGRDSNSPALVATAKDNRTDILTAGAALVGVLGATLGYPLADPLAAVVVAVGILYTGVDVVRDNVAYLVGAAPPEDLRREILERALDHPQVQGAHDVIAHYVGPEIDVSLHIEVEGDLTLREAHDIETAVIQAVQELPEVDDVFVHVDPKELGEWKDDDEVERLADLK; from the coding sequence ATGTCGCGCCGCGCTACGCTCCGCCGGGTCGGTCTGTTGGTCCTCGGAGTGAACCTCCTCCTCGCGGTCCTCAAGGGGGCCGTCTGGGTTACCACCGGGAGCCTCGCGGTCCAGTCCGAAGCGGTCAACAGCGCGGCCGACACCGCGTACTCGCTGGTCATCGTCGCTGGCCTGTACCTGACGACCCAACCGCCCGACTTCGAGCATCCGCACGGCCACGAGCGCATCGAACCGTTCGTCTCGCTGTTCGTCGCGGCCGGTATCTTCGCCGCGGGCGGCGTCGTCCTCTGGCAGGCCGGGCAGTCCCTGCTGTCCGGGAACGTCGCCGTCGCCCGCGGGCCGATGGCCGTCGGCGTCCTCGCGTTCTCCGCGGCGGCGAAGTACGGCCTCTACCGCTACTGCCTCGGGACGGGCCGGGACAGCAACTCCCCGGCACTGGTCGCGACGGCGAAGGACAACCGCACCGACATCCTCACCGCGGGCGCGGCGCTGGTCGGCGTCCTCGGCGCGACGCTGGGCTACCCGCTCGCAGACCCCCTCGCGGCCGTCGTCGTCGCCGTCGGCATCCTCTACACCGGCGTCGACGTGGTCCGGGACAACGTCGCCTACCTCGTGGGGGCCGCACCACCCGAAGACCTGCGCCGGGAGATTCTCGAACGGGCGCTCGACCACCCGCAGGTGCAGGGCGCACACGACGTTATCGCCCACTACGTCGGCCCGGAAATCGACGTGAGCCTCCACATCGAAGTGGAAGGCGACCTCACCCTACGGGAGGCCCACGACATCGAGACGGCAGTTATCCAGGCGGTGCAGGAACTCCCGGAAGTCGACGACGTGTTCGTCCACGTCGACCCGAAGGAACTCGGCGAGTGGAAAGACGACGACGAGGTCGAGCGGTTGGCCGACCTGAAGTGA
- a CDS encoding DUF7331 family protein: MTTETDVQTHDTTSPVDDYTALRIDGELVIYDPDNHRAWLQSTETAELRR; encoded by the coding sequence ATGACCACAGAAACCGACGTTCAGACCCACGACACTACCAGCCCAGTCGACGACTACACGGCCCTGCGAATCGACGGGGAACTCGTCATCTACGACCCCGACAACCACCGCGCGTGGCTCCAATCGACCGAAACGGCCGAGCTACGCCGCTGA
- a CDS encoding nucleoside phosphorylase, translated as MAKQPHLLVEPGDLNDVALLPGDPGRVDRIAGHCEDHEVVAENREYKVVNATYDGTDVTLCSTGIGSPSAAIAVEELAAVGVETFVRVGTTGALQRGIEIGDMVVATGAAKDEGTTERYESTTVPAVPEYETLSALVDAAEANDEDVHVGPVATDDAFYAETDEYVANWEAAGLLAVEMEAAAIFSLARRKGLAAGAICTVDGNLVEGTQKGETSDEELPEKAKDNVDRAIAISLDAAASL; from the coding sequence ATGGCGAAACAGCCCCATCTGCTGGTCGAACCGGGCGACCTGAACGACGTTGCGCTCCTGCCGGGCGACCCCGGTCGCGTCGACCGCATCGCCGGTCACTGCGAGGACCACGAAGTCGTCGCCGAGAACCGCGAGTACAAAGTCGTCAACGCGACGTACGACGGGACCGACGTGACCCTCTGTTCGACCGGTATCGGGTCCCCGTCGGCCGCTATCGCCGTCGAGGAACTCGCCGCCGTCGGCGTCGAGACGTTCGTCCGCGTCGGCACGACGGGGGCGCTCCAGCGCGGCATAGAAATCGGCGACATGGTCGTCGCCACGGGCGCGGCCAAAGACGAGGGGACGACCGAGCGCTACGAGTCGACGACGGTGCCCGCCGTCCCCGAGTACGAGACGCTGTCGGCGCTCGTGGATGCCGCCGAGGCCAACGACGAAGACGTACACGTCGGCCCCGTCGCCACGGACGACGCCTTCTACGCGGAAACCGACGAGTACGTCGCGAACTGGGAGGCCGCCGGACTGCTAGCCGTCGAGATGGAGGCCGCCGCCATCTTCTCGCTGGCCCGCCGGAAGGGACTCGCGGCCGGTGCTATCTGCACCGTCGACGGGAACCTCGTCGAGGGGACGCAGAAAGGCGAGACGAGCGACGAGGAACTCCCCGAGAAGGCGAAAGACAACGTCGACCGCGCCATCGCTATCTCGCTCGACGCGGCCGCCTCGCTCTGA
- a CDS encoding YbhB/YbcL family Raf kinase inhibitor-like protein translates to MRRRRLLATVGTALGATAGCAGQGQTDGQPFSVSFPGDERLPTRYTCDGAGESPLITVESVPEPVEAVAVTAEANRDAIIEPVLWTLWNVPADRREIPAGLPRTASLDSLGGARQGRSGGDAPGYAAPCPARGATQDYRFQVSALDSPLDLPGGTANDDALDAISAATVASQRFVRTYERPADAE, encoded by the coding sequence ATGCGACGGCGACGCCTGCTGGCGACTGTCGGAACGGCGCTGGGAGCGACCGCCGGATGCGCCGGACAGGGGCAGACGGACGGCCAACCGTTCTCCGTCTCGTTCCCCGGTGACGAGCGTCTCCCGACCCGCTACACCTGCGACGGCGCGGGCGAGTCGCCACTCATAACCGTCGAGTCCGTCCCCGAACCGGTCGAAGCCGTGGCCGTCACCGCCGAGGCGAACCGCGACGCCATCATCGAACCGGTGCTCTGGACGCTGTGGAACGTGCCCGCCGACCGTCGGGAGATTCCCGCTGGCCTCCCGCGGACGGCCTCGCTCGACTCGCTCGGTGGCGCGCGACAGGGCCGGTCCGGCGGTGACGCGCCGGGTTACGCCGCCCCTTGTCCGGCCCGCGGCGCGACCCAAGACTACCGCTTTCAGGTGTCCGCCCTCGACTCGCCGCTGGACCTTCCGGGCGGGACCGCCAACGACGACGCGCTGGACGCTATCAGCGCCGCGACCGTCGCCAGTCAGCGGTTCGTCCGGACCTACGAACGCCCGGCCGACGCCGAGTGA
- a CDS encoding cupin domain-containing protein, translating to MEEVPQAASETVEVVDGVYLTQLAAGEAMSVQHFHIDPGAAVPEHSHPHEQVGFVVKGTLTFRVGGETFVVGPGDSYVIPGGETHSAENRRDDPVTGIDVFSPPRTDPDWLD from the coding sequence ATGGAAGAAGTCCCGCAGGCCGCGAGCGAGACGGTCGAAGTCGTCGACGGCGTCTACCTCACCCAACTGGCCGCTGGCGAGGCGATGAGCGTCCAGCACTTCCACATCGACCCCGGAGCGGCCGTCCCCGAACACAGCCACCCCCACGAACAGGTCGGCTTCGTGGTCAAGGGAACGCTCACCTTCCGCGTCGGCGGGGAGACGTTCGTCGTCGGCCCGGGCGACTCCTACGTCATCCCCGGCGGCGAAACCCACAGCGCCGAGAACCGCCGGGACGACCCGGTCACCGGTATCGACGTGTTCAGCCCGCCTCGGACCGACCCCGACTGGCTGGACTGA
- a CDS encoding isoaspartyl peptidase/L-asparaginase — protein sequence MHVVVHGGAGSPPEEPAERQSTLAAAASSGGEAESPLDAVRAAIRPLERDPAFNAGVGGAVQSDGVVRTEAGLLTDDGTTGAACGLTGVAHAVDAAATVATQTPHVLLAGDPAVELAAANGVDTDEQLLTERTRGRYADADPPDGNVADHLAWVRDHFAGTDTVGAVATDGDRLVAATSTAGRWFALAGRVGDVPQLGAGFFADERGGASVTGEGEAIARFGLARRAVELLSTFGPRQAAEEALAEFADETGGRAGLVVLDHAGHVGTEYNTDAMQTARTPRE from the coding sequence ATGCACGTCGTCGTTCACGGTGGAGCGGGGAGTCCGCCCGAGGAACCGGCCGAGAGACAGTCGACGCTCGCGGCGGCCGCCAGCAGCGGGGGCGAGGCGGAGTCGCCTCTCGACGCGGTTCGGGCGGCCATTCGGCCTCTCGAACGCGACCCGGCGTTCAACGCGGGGGTCGGCGGGGCCGTCCAGAGCGACGGCGTCGTCCGCACCGAAGCGGGCCTGCTGACCGACGACGGGACGACCGGTGCGGCCTGCGGCCTGACCGGCGTCGCCCACGCCGTCGACGCCGCCGCGACAGTCGCCACGCAGACGCCACACGTCCTGCTCGCGGGGGACCCAGCAGTCGAACTCGCGGCCGCCAACGGCGTCGACACGGACGAGCAACTGCTGACCGAGCGCACCCGCGGCCGTTACGCGGACGCCGACCCGCCCGACGGTAACGTCGCGGACCACCTCGCGTGGGTGCGCGACCACTTCGCGGGGACGGACACCGTCGGGGCCGTCGCCACGGACGGGGACCGACTCGTGGCGGCCACCTCGACGGCGGGCCGGTGGTTCGCGCTCGCGGGACGCGTCGGGGACGTGCCCCAACTCGGTGCGGGCTTTTTCGCCGACGAGCGCGGTGGCGCGAGTGTCACCGGGGAAGGCGAGGCCATCGCCCGCTTCGGCCTCGCGCGACGCGCGGTCGAACTCCTCTCGACGTTCGGCCCGCGGCAGGCCGCCGAGGAAGCGCTCGCCGAGTTCGCGGACGAGACGGGCGGCCGTGCTGGCCTCGTCGTCCTGGACCACGCGGGCCACGTCGGGACCGAGTACAACACCGACGCGATGCAGACGGCCCGGACGCCGCGTGAGTGA
- a CDS encoding HalOD1 output domain-containing protein, translating into MSRSEMRSPPVVASIASDSSTDDIVHAIVSAVATATDQSVVDIDPPLYDCLDPDALGRVIETAESAVVEFRHAGCAVTVDSDGTVTADPVARGGTADRSDDSPPLS; encoded by the coding sequence ATGAGTAGGAGTGAGATGCGGTCACCCCCTGTGGTGGCGTCAATCGCGTCCGATTCGTCGACAGACGATATCGTTCACGCGATCGTCAGTGCCGTCGCAACGGCTACCGACCAATCCGTCGTCGATATCGACCCGCCGCTGTACGACTGCCTCGACCCGGACGCGCTCGGCCGCGTCATCGAAACGGCCGAGAGCGCCGTCGTCGAGTTCAGACACGCTGGCTGTGCGGTGACCGTCGACAGCGACGGCACCGTGACCGCCGACCCAGTCGCTCGCGGCGGCACCGCCGACCGCTCCGATGACTCGCCACCACTGTCATGA
- a CDS encoding tRNA (N(6)-L-threonylcarbamoyladenosine(37)-C(2))-methylthiotransferase, with translation MARYHIETYGCTSNRGETQQIEQALREGGHHPADGPESADVAILNTCTVLEKTERNMLKRAEELDAETPADLVVTGCMALAQGEQFRDADIDAEVLHWDDVPQHVLNGECPTVTPDTETVLNGVVGILPIARGCMSDCSYCITKQATGRIESPSVAENVEKARALVHAGAKEIRITGQDTGVYGWDRNQGTSLLPELLERICTEIDGDFRVRVGMANPKGLHGVREELAAVFAEHDELYNFIHAPVQSGSDDVLADMRRQHSVSEYLEVVEAFDDALDYWTLSTDFIVGFPTETEADHEQSMALLRETRPEKINVTRFSKRPGTDAADMKGLGGQTKKDRSKPMSELKMEVTGEAYEDMVGRESAVLLVEDGTDESLVGYDEAYRQVVVADAEDRGLEIGDTVDVEITSHNTVYAFGVPVDREPVRAAD, from the coding sequence ATGGCCCGCTACCACATCGAGACGTACGGGTGTACCTCCAATCGAGGTGAGACCCAACAGATAGAGCAGGCGCTCCGGGAGGGCGGCCACCACCCCGCGGACGGCCCCGAGTCGGCCGACGTGGCTATCCTCAACACCTGCACCGTCCTGGAGAAGACGGAGCGGAACATGCTCAAACGGGCCGAAGAACTGGACGCCGAGACGCCGGCGGACCTCGTCGTCACCGGATGCATGGCGCTCGCGCAGGGCGAGCAGTTCCGCGACGCCGACATCGACGCGGAAGTCCTCCACTGGGACGACGTGCCCCAACACGTCCTCAACGGGGAATGTCCGACGGTCACGCCCGACACCGAAACCGTACTGAACGGCGTCGTCGGCATCCTCCCCATCGCCCGCGGGTGCATGAGTGACTGCTCGTACTGCATCACGAAGCAGGCGACGGGTCGTATCGAGTCGCCCTCCGTCGCAGAGAACGTCGAGAAGGCCCGGGCGCTCGTCCACGCTGGCGCGAAGGAGATTCGGATTACGGGTCAAGACACCGGCGTCTACGGCTGGGACCGCAATCAGGGGACGAGTCTCCTGCCGGAACTCTTAGAGCGCATCTGCACCGAAATCGACGGCGACTTTCGGGTCCGCGTCGGGATGGCGAACCCGAAGGGCCTCCACGGCGTCCGCGAGGAACTCGCGGCGGTGTTCGCAGAACACGACGAACTGTACAACTTCATCCACGCCCCGGTGCAGTCCGGGTCCGACGACGTGCTCGCGGACATGCGCCGCCAGCACAGCGTCTCGGAGTATCTGGAGGTCGTCGAGGCGTTCGACGACGCCCTGGACTACTGGACGCTGTCGACGGACTTCATCGTGGGCTTCCCGACCGAAACCGAGGCCGACCACGAGCAGTCGATGGCGCTCCTCCGGGAGACGCGACCGGAGAAAATCAACGTCACGCGCTTCTCGAAGCGGCCCGGAACGGACGCCGCGGACATGAAGGGACTGGGCGGACAGACGAAGAAGGACCGCTCGAAGCCCATGAGCGAGTTGAAGATGGAAGTCACCGGCGAGGCCTACGAGGACATGGTCGGCCGCGAGTCCGCCGTTCTGCTGGTGGAAGACGGCACAGACGAGTCGCTGGTGGGCTACGACGAGGCCTACCGGCAGGTGGTCGTCGCCGACGCCGAGGACCGAGGGCTCGAAATCGGCGACACCGTCGACGTGGAGATTACGAGCCACAACACCGTCTACGCCTTCGGCGTGCCCGTCGACCGCGAACCCGTGCGAGCGGCCGATTGA
- the icd gene encoding isocitrate dehydrogenase (NADP(+)): MGYDYEQVEVPEEGQKIQVTDDNALDVPEKPIIPIIHGDGIGKDVGPAAQKVLEAAANATGRDIAWMRVYAGQSARDKYDENLPDDTVEAIKEFNVAIKGPLTTPVGAGFRSLNVALRKTLDLYANVRPTYHLEGVPSPVSEPEKMDMVTFRENTEDVYAGIEWEAGTDEVEEVKEFVEEEMGFDSTIHDGPVGIGVKPITEFGTKRLVREAIDYAIENDRDSVTLVHKGNIMKFTEGAFRDWGYEVADEEYDDSVITEDQLWDEYDGEAPEDTLVVNDRIADNMLQQLLTRTDEYDVIATMNLNGDYMSDAAGAQIGGLGIAPGANFGEARCLAEPVHGSAPKYAGEDKVNPTAMILSGRLMLEYMGWKDAGMLVRDAVEKTISDGDVTYDLERQIEGGNKLATSEFADKVVENIEKLA, translated from the coding sequence ATGGGCTACGATTACGAGCAAGTGGAGGTCCCCGAAGAGGGACAGAAGATTCAGGTCACTGACGACAACGCACTCGACGTCCCCGAGAAACCCATCATCCCCATCATCCACGGTGACGGTATCGGTAAGGACGTCGGCCCCGCCGCCCAGAAAGTGCTGGAAGCCGCCGCGAACGCCACCGGCCGCGACATCGCGTGGATGCGCGTCTACGCCGGTCAGTCCGCCCGCGACAAGTACGACGAGAACCTGCCCGACGACACCGTCGAGGCCATCAAGGAGTTCAACGTCGCCATCAAGGGCCCGCTCACGACGCCCGTCGGCGCTGGCTTCCGCTCGCTGAACGTCGCGCTCCGCAAGACGCTCGACCTCTACGCCAACGTCCGTCCGACCTACCACCTGGAGGGCGTTCCCTCCCCCGTCTCGGAACCCGAGAAGATGGACATGGTCACCTTCCGGGAGAACACCGAAGACGTCTACGCCGGTATCGAGTGGGAAGCCGGTACTGACGAAGTCGAGGAAGTCAAGGAGTTCGTCGAGGAAGAGATGGGCTTCGACAGCACCATCCACGACGGCCCCGTCGGCATCGGCGTCAAGCCGATTACGGAGTTCGGGACCAAGCGACTCGTCCGCGAGGCCATCGACTACGCCATCGAGAACGACCGCGACTCCGTCACCCTCGTCCACAAGGGCAACATCATGAAGTTCACCGAGGGCGCCTTCCGCGACTGGGGCTACGAAGTCGCCGACGAGGAGTACGACGACTCGGTCATCACCGAGGACCAGCTGTGGGACGAGTACGACGGCGAGGCTCCCGAGGACACGCTGGTCGTCAACGACCGCATCGCGGACAACATGCTCCAGCAGCTGCTGACCCGCACCGACGAGTACGACGTCATCGCGACGATGAACCTCAACGGCGACTACATGTCCGACGCCGCCGGTGCGCAAATCGGTGGTCTCGGCATCGCCCCCGGGGCGAACTTCGGTGAGGCTCGCTGTCTCGCGGAACCGGTCCACGGCTCCGCCCCGAAGTACGCCGGTGAAGACAAGGTCAACCCGACCGCGATGATTCTCTCCGGCCGCCTCATGCTCGAATACATGGGCTGGAAGGACGCCGGTATGCTCGTCCGCGACGCCGTCGAGAAGACCATCTCCGATGGCGACGTGACCTACGACCTCGAACGCCAGATCGAGGGCGGCAACAAACTCGCCACCAGCGAGTTCGCCGACAAGGTCGTCGAGAACATCGAAAAACTCGCATAA